One Agrobacterium larrymoorei genomic window, AATTACTACTGACCTGATCGATCTCGACCGTCGTCATGCCGCAACGGCGAGAGATGTAGTCTGCGGTCTCCGGATCGTTGATGGCCGCGAAACTGATCCAGCTCGCGCTCTCGAACCACTTGCTAGACGCGTCTCGTCCGCCATAGGTCTCGCGCATCTGGCCGATCGACTGATAGATCATTGTCAGCGTGATGCCGTACTTGCGGCCGGCGTCGCGCGCGGTCTCCAGAATGCGCATGTAGCCAAGGCGGGCGACCTCATCTAGCAGGAACAAGGCGCGCCCCTCCATGGCGCCATCGCGATTGTAGATCGCGTTCAGAAACGAACCAATCACGACCCGCGCCAGCCCGGCGTGGGTCTCCAGTGTTTTAAGGTCGATGTTGATGAACACGTCTGTTTTGCCCGATGAGATATCCTCGGTGCGGAAGGTCGAACCTGAGACCAGCGCCGCATAGTTCTGGTATGACAGCCAGTGCGTCTCCTTGATGGCATTAGCATAAACGCCGGAGAAGGTTTCCGGCGTCATGTTGACGAAGGCGGCGACGTTTTCCTTCACGAAGTCGGATTCCGAGTTGTCGTAGATATCCTGCAGGCGCTGTCGCAGTTTAGGCTCGGGTTCGGACAAATTTTCGCGAACCTGGCGAAGCGTCTGCTTCTCCGTCGGCGTATGCCCAGACAGGCAAACGTCGGCAATGATCGCCGTCAGGAGCTGCAGTCCCGAGGCACGAAAGAAATCGTCGCGCACGCCGCTCGCGCGACCGCTATCGCTCATGATCCATGACGCGACCGAGGCGATATCCTCTTCCTTCGTGCCGCCATATTGGCCGACCCAGTCAAGGGCGTTGAAGCCTGTCGCGGGTTTGCGCGGATCGAGAATCCTGATCCGCCGCCCCGCGTCTTCACGATGTTTCGAGATCATCGGCGCGACCTCGTTGGAGGGGTCGAGCAAGATGAGCGATCCGGCCCACTTCAACGCTGTTGGGATCGTCACCGAGGTCGTTTTGTAGCCGCCCGATCCGGCGAAGATGATGCCGTGCGATGAGCCGAATGAGCCATCGAAGCAGAGCAACGGTGACTTGCCGCCGGCGCCCCACGTTTCGCTGTTATCGGCACGGAACGAAACGCCGGCTACACCGTCGCGGTCGACACGATACAGCTCACCAACCACGATACCGCCAGTGCCTGGAAACAGCTTCTCCGCTTCGGCAAGTTTCATCCAGTCAGCCTCGCCGTGAAGGGCGCGTTTGCCAGTGATGCGCTTCGGTGCAGCCCGCGCAAATGCACCGTTGCCAATTACCGCCACGCGTATTGCGAAGCAGCCTGACATCAATGCTGTAGCCGCGCCGATCATGGTCGACGGATCGAGATAGGACAGCGAAGATTTGTCCGCCGGTACCTGAGAGAAAAACGCTGCAAGCCGCACGCCTTCTCGCAGACAAGCTGTCAGGATGACTGCCACGTTTCCGATTGTGGCACCCAGGCCCGCGGCACGGACACTGGCTGATCCGGCCGTCGCGAACAGGAAAATCAAGCCGAGGGCCGCAGCCGCGACGTATGGCGCCGCGACCCCTGCCCGTCCAAGGGCGAGCTTTGCCGCATCTGTCTTTCCGAACCCGGCAAGCCACGTCTCGATGCCGGTGAGCGCAAACACCGCCGCGCCCATCACGGCCGCAGGTAGAATGACGAGAGCGATCTTATTCGCCTTCATTGCCGAACGCCTCCGCTCCGATCGCCGTCAATCGTGTTCGCTCTTTTTCGTCGGACTTCAGCCGCTCTTGCAGGTCGATCAAGGCGCCAAGCAAAAGCGCTCGCTTCTCGAAGCGTAGGCCTGCTTTGACGATCAGGCCGCCGAGCTCGATCTTGTCGCGCGTATCTTTCTTCCGGGCTTCGGAGGTCGCGTTCCTGCTCATCCGCTCAAGCCTCGCCAGCGCTGCCCGAAGCCGCGCCAGGCGCCTTCGCCTCAGATTTCCCGTCCCCCGTCCCGGTGCCTTCTGCCCCTTTCCGTCCGCTCGAAACAGGCTTGCCTCCGCGAAAGCGTTTCACCAGTTCCTCGAACGCCGCCTGAAGCTCAGTCTCCTCGATGTCGATCTCTCCAAGGCCTGCCCGCAGTGCTACGCGGCCAATACGTTCAGCCTCTCTCGTCTCCGCGTGCTTGAGCTGTTCCTGGAGCTTGGCAATTTCTTCGCGAATCTTGGAGGAAGGTTTCTTCATCTCTGGATTGTCCTCTGATGGTGCATGTCATTGTTCACGCATCCAGAGTCCTCCAGATCGGCGTGCCGATCTACTAACAGAAATGCGAGTAGGCGGAGCCTACGCTTTCGAGCATCATCCCGTCCGTTCGCAAGGACGGATCCGAAGGGCGCAATTATACGTCGCTGATGCGACGCTTTGCTTCTGGGCCCCGGTGGGGCCTCCCGCTCCAAACGAACTTGTTGATTTTGTTTGATCGAAGGACCCTGTCTGCCAATGGCCGTGCCGCATTTCTCAGTCAGCATCGTTGCACGCGGCTCCGGCCGTAGTGCGGTGCTGTCGGCGGCGTATCGGCATTGCGCCAAGATGGACTATGAGCGTGAAGCGCGCACGATCGATTACACCCGCAAGCAGGGTCTGCTGCACGAGGAGATTGCCATTCCGGCCGATGCGCCGGAATGGCTGCAATCGATGATTGCCGATCGGTCCGTCTCAGGAGCCTCGGAAGCTTTGTGGAACAAGGTCGAAGAGTTTGAGAAGCGGTCGGATGCGCAGCTCGCAAAGGACATCACCATCGCCCTGCCGATAGAGCTGTCGGCCGAACAAAACGTCGAACTCGTCAGGGACTTTGTGGCTAGCCACATCACAGCTCATGGCATGGTGGCTGACTGGGTTTTCCACGACGCACCTGGCAATCCGCATATCCATCTGATGACAACGTTGCGGCCGCTGGCCGACGACGGGTTTGGGCCGAAGAAAGTCGCTGTAACCGGACCAGATGGCCAATCACTTCGCAACGATAGCGGCAAGATCGTCTACGAGCTTTGGGCCGGTGGCCTCGAAAACTTCAATGCGTTTCGCGACGGATGGTTCGCCTGCCAGAACCGGCATCTCACGCTTGCGGGCCTCGATATCCGGGTCGATGGCCGGTCCTTCGAGAAGCAGGGCATCGACCTGAAACCAACCATCCATCTTGGCGTCGGCACGAAGGCGATCGAGAGGAAGGCGGAGGGTGGCGAGGAGAGTGCAGCGCTCGAACGGCTGGAGTTACAGGAAGAGCGGCGGGCGGAGAACGCCCGCCGTATCCAGCGCAATCCGGAGATCGTACTTGACCTTATCACGCGGGAAAAGAGCGTGTTCGACGAGCGCGATGTCGCAAAAATTCTGCATCGTTATATCGACGATGCGGGCCTCTTCCAAAGTCTGAAGGCGCGCATCCTGCAGAGCCCGGAGACCCTCCGTCTTGAGCGCGAGCGGGTGGACTTTGCGACAGGGACCCTGACATCGGCAAAGTACACGACGCGCGAGTTGATCAGGCTGGAAGCCGAGATGGCCAAGCGTGCAATCTGGCTCTCGCACCGGTCCTCGCACAGCGTTCGCAAGGCTGTAATCGAGGCGACATTTGCGCGGCACGATCGTCTGTCCGACGAGCAGAAGACGGCGATCGAACATGTCGCTGGCGACGCCGGGATCGCTGCTGTCATCGGCCGTGCCGGTGCTGGCAAGACCACGATGATGAAGGCCGCCCGGGAGGTCTGGGAAGCGGCTGGCTATCGCGTTGTCGGTGCGGCACTGGCCGGCAAGGCCGCGGAGGGCCTGGAGAAGGAAGGCGGCATTGTCTCGCGCACGCTTTCGTCTTGGGAATTGCGCTGGGAGAAGGAGCGTGACCACCTCGATGACGAGACGGTTTTCGTTATCGACGAGGCGGGCATGGTGTCGTCTCGCCAGCTGGCGTTCTTTGTCGAAGCGGTGGCGAAGGCCGGCGCCAAGCTCGTCCTGATCGGCGATCCCGATCAGTTGCAGCCAATCGAGGCCGGCGCCGCATTTCGGGCCATGACAGATCGGGTCGGCTATGCCGAGCTGGAGACGATCTACCGCCAGAAAGATCAGTGGATGCGGGATGCTTCACTCGACCTAGCCCGTGGAAACGTGTCGCTCGCCCTGAATGCCTATGAGCAGGCTGGGTTGGTACAAACCGGCTGGACGAGGCAGGACGCGATTGTAGGACTAATCGAGAGCTGGAACCGGGATTACGATCCCGACAAGACCACGCTCATCCTCGCACACCGTCGTCGTGACGTGCGCGAACTGAACGAGCTGGCGCGTGGCAGGCTCGTCGAGCGCTGCATTGTCGGCGAAGGTTTTGCGTTCAATACCCAGGACGGCCCACGTCGATTTGCCGCCGGCGACCAGATCGTCTTCCTGAAGAACGAGGGCAGCCTTGGCGTCAAGAATGGCATGCTGGCCAAAGTCCTTGATGCCGCACCCGGTCGCATCGTGGCCGAGATCGGCGATGGAGAAAACCGCACACAGGTCATCGTAGAACAGCGGTTCTACGCCAATATCGATCATGGCTATGCGACCACGATCCACAAGTCCCAGGGCGCAACCGTCGACCGTGTCAAAGTCCTTGCCTCCAGCACGCTCGACCGTCACCTTATATACGTTGCGATGACCCGCCATCGCGAGGCAGCCGAGCTCCATGTCGGCGTGGAAGAGTTCACCAGCCGGCGCGGCGGAAGACTCGTCGACCATGGTGTGGCGCCCTACGAGCACAAACCCGGAAGCCGCGACAGCTATTTCGTGACGCTCGAACATAGTGACGGACAGCAAAGCACGATCTGGGGTGTCGATCTCAAGCGAGCCATCGAGGAGGCTCGGCCTGATATTGGCGATCGCATCGGTCTCAAGCACGATGGATCGGAAACGGTAACATTGCCGGATGGCACGACGGCCGAGCGCAACACCTGGAGAATTATTCACGTCGCGGACCTGGCGATAGAGCGACTTAAGGAGCGGCTGGCCCGCGATGGATCGAAGGAAACGACCCTCGATTATGAGGGCGCATCGTCCTATCGGGCCGCGCTGCGATTTGCAGGGGCGCGTGGTCTGCATCTCATGAATGTGGCGCGCACGATCTCGAAGGACCGGCTCGCCTGGACCGTCCGACAGAAACAGAAACTCGTCAATCTCGCCGCCCGGCTTGCGGCCTTTGGCGCCAAGCTCGGTTTTGCAACATCGACGGCCAACACCTTTCCTAATGCAGCAAAGGAGACCAAGCCCATGGTGGCCGGTATCACCACCTTCCCGAGATCGATCGAGCAGGCAGTCGAGGACAAGCTGGCGGCTGACCCGGCGCTCAAGAAGCAATGGGACGAAGTCTCGATGCGCTTCAAACATGTCTACGCGCAGCCGGAAGCAGCATTCAAGGCGGCGAATGTCGACGCGATGCTAATCGACCAGGCAGCTGCGAAAAAGACGATCGCCAGGATTGTCGGCGAGCCTCAATCCTTCGGTGCTCTCAAGGGCAAGACCGGTCTGCTCGCAAGTCGTGCCGACAAACTGGATAGGGATCGTGCGCTGAAGAATGTCGCGCCGCTCGCCGACAGCATCAGGGATTATCTGCGTCAGCGTGGCGAAGCCGAACGCCGTAACCATGCACAGGAACTCGCTGTCCGTAGACAAGTCGCTCTGGAGATCCCAGCCCTTTCTGCCAATGCGAAGAGCGTGCTTGAACGGGTACGTGACGCCATCGACAGGAATGATCTACCCTCGGGTCTCGAATATGCGCTCGCTGACAAGATGGTGAAGGCTGAACTGGAGGGTTTTGCCAAGGCGATTACGGAACGTTTCGGAGATAGGACCCTACTTCCGCTTGCAGCGAAGGACACCAATGGCGAGGCATTCCAGCGCGTCACGGCCGGTATGAATGCCGCGCAGAAGAGCGAGGTGCAACAGGCCTGGACTACGATGCGGACGGTGCAGCAATTGTCGGCTCACGAGCGCAGCGTCACGGCGCTCAAACAGGCTGAGGCACTGCGCCAAACGAGGTCCCAAGGACTGACCCTCAAATGAAAATGCGCCGTCGATATAGAGTGCTACGGCGCATGAAACGGCTCGTGTGGTTCTATCGGATCTCCAGCGTCAGCCTGTTCGCTCTTGGCTTTATCGTACTGCTCGGCGGTCAGGGCCTTAGGGTCAATGTCACACCGAGCGAACCGCTGGGCATCTGGCGGATCGTCAAGCCCGATCGCCCGATCCTGGTCGGCGATCTTGTCTTTATTTGCCCGCCGGACACCGACGCGATGCGTGAGGCGCGGACGCGTGGATATCTACGCTTCGGCCTCTGTGACGGTTGGGTCGCTCCACTGATCAAAACGGTGGTGGCAACATCCGGACAGGCGATCGAGACAGCTGATGACGTTCGCGTCGATGGTCGACAGGTGCCCCACTCCCGTGTTGCGAGGGTGGACGGCCATGGGCGTGAGATGGAGCGGTACGACGGGGGTGTCGTTCCGCCCGGCACGGTATTCTTGCATTCCGAGTTTCCTTCGTCGTTCGATAGTCGTTACTTCGGTCCTCTGCCGATGGATGGGATCCTTGGACTGGCCCGAGAGGTCTGGACCTATGCTCCGTGAGCTTTTCCGAACGGGTGTCCTCGTCGCGCTATCGACAAGCGCTGGGTGTATTGGCTGGAGCGGTGATGTGCTTCTCTTGCCCGTCGCTGCCACCTTCCCCATGCTTTGGTCCTTGGCACAGACGCGTCTGCAGGCAACAGCGGTCTCTGCTGCCTACTTCCTCGTGGCATCGCGTGGTCTGCCGCAGGGAGTGGCGAACTTCTATTCATCGGAAATCTGGCCCGGTCTCTTACTCTGGCTGGTCGCCTCCTCCGCATTCGTGACCGTCCATTCCCTGCTCTGGACCGCTCGCAACGGATGGCGAAAGGCGCTCCGATACATTGCTGCTTGCTTTGGCATGGCGATCCCACCGTTCGGCATTCTGGGATGGGCGCATCCGATTACTGCCGCGGGCGTTCTGTTTCCCGGCTGCGGATGGTGGGGTCTGGGCGCAATGGCAGCCGGGTTAATCGTCATGACGACGCGATATCGGCCGGCTGCAGCCATGGCGATGACAGGCTTATGGCTCTGGTCCGCCGCTGAGTGGACGCCGCTGACCCTACCTGCGTCGTGGAAAGGTGTCGACCTTGAAATGGGCGCATCGCTCGGGCGTGAGGCTGGCCTCAAGTGGCAACAGGAGCTTATTGGCATTGCCCAACGCCACCCGCCCGGCACTACAGTGGTATTACCTGAGAGCGCTCTCGGCTTTTGGACGCCGACGGCTGCTCGCGTCTGGCAAAGAGCCCTCACGGATACGGGCATCACCGTGATCTCGGGAGCGGCCACCATTGACAGCCAAGGCTATGACAATGTGCTCGTGAAGATATCGGCTGATGGAAATACTATTATTTATCGAGAGCGGATGCCGGTCCCTGGAACGATGTGGCAGCCGTGGCGAGCCTGGGTTGGCGATAGCGGCGGTGCGCGGGCACATTTCTTTGCCAATCCCGTCGTCGATGTCGGTGACCTGAGTGTGGCGCCACTGATCTGCTACGAGCAGCTTCTCGTCTGGCCAATCCTGCAATCGGCGTTCCACCGACCCGACGCCATCGTCGCAGTCGGAAACGGCTGGTGGACCGCGGGAACATCGATCATTGCCATTCAGCGGGCGAGCAGTGAGGCCTGGGCCCGCCTGTTCGACCTGCCTCTCATCATCTCATTCAACACGTAAGTTTTGGAGGTCGTATGCTGGAAGCTGCGCTGATCAAGGAATGTGCCGACCCATCGTTGAAGCCGGCAATCGTCGAACAGTTCGTTCAGGCGGTCGGCTCAGAAGATCCGCTTGCCATTACCGTCAAATCTGGCGGCCGTCTAATCCTCGTGTCCAAACCGAAAACGCCCGAGGAAGCGATCGAGATTGTACGTGAGAACATCGGGGGCTCTATTGTGCGGGTCGGTTTGACTCAGATCCCCGCGGGCATAGGGTTGAAGGACGCGTCGGAACTGAAGGTCGATCTCGTCGATCCCTGCGCCAATCTGCGGACGGGCACTGCGATGTTCGGCAAGATCCTTCGTATCGTCGCCAAATGGTATGGCAACCCGACAAGCGAGGAGGTCTTTCCGCAGCTCTTCGACGATGCGGTCCACGCCTGGCAAACCGGAAAGTTCGAGGGCGAGAGCGTGTTCCAAGCGGAGGATCCAGGTGGAGCGGTCGTGCAGCGGTCAGTGGTCGAAAGTGACGACGCTGCCGACGTCGCAGACGACGAAACTGATGAGATGTTGGAGGAAACTCCAATCAAACCCGATCACGCCGGTATCCGGATCGACCTGACAAGGATCGGGGGGCAGAAATAGCGGGCGGCACGGTGCGCGTCCCGCGGCACGAGCGCATGTACGCCGATCTCAGTTCGGTGGGAGAGAATAGCGGGTAAGAATGGCCTCATCGCCCTCGATGCCGACCTCGATCACCTCGTTCAGCAATTCCTCGCCCTCGGCAACCTCCTCGAGGATGAGTGTGAACAGCTCTCGCTGCAGTGCCGGGACGACTTGAGGCACGATGATGATCAAGCCGGCGTGGATTTCCTCGCTGCTATAGAGCTTCCT contains:
- a CDS encoding DUF5615 family PIN-like protein, which encodes MKFLIDECLHTSLVAVAQNNGHDGFHVNWLGLSGEKDWDLMPRIVAQDYTFVTNNARDFRKLYSSEEIHAGLIIIVPQVVPALQRELFTLILEEVAEGEELLNEVIEVGIEGDEAILTRYSLPPN
- the traA gene encoding Ti-type conjugative transfer relaxase TraA; its protein translation is MAVPHFSVSIVARGSGRSAVLSAAYRHCAKMDYEREARTIDYTRKQGLLHEEIAIPADAPEWLQSMIADRSVSGASEALWNKVEEFEKRSDAQLAKDITIALPIELSAEQNVELVRDFVASHITAHGMVADWVFHDAPGNPHIHLMTTLRPLADDGFGPKKVAVTGPDGQSLRNDSGKIVYELWAGGLENFNAFRDGWFACQNRHLTLAGLDIRVDGRSFEKQGIDLKPTIHLGVGTKAIERKAEGGEESAALERLELQEERRAENARRIQRNPEIVLDLITREKSVFDERDVAKILHRYIDDAGLFQSLKARILQSPETLRLERERVDFATGTLTSAKYTTRELIRLEAEMAKRAIWLSHRSSHSVRKAVIEATFARHDRLSDEQKTAIEHVAGDAGIAAVIGRAGAGKTTMMKAAREVWEAAGYRVVGAALAGKAAEGLEKEGGIVSRTLSSWELRWEKERDHLDDETVFVIDEAGMVSSRQLAFFVEAVAKAGAKLVLIGDPDQLQPIEAGAAFRAMTDRVGYAELETIYRQKDQWMRDASLDLARGNVSLALNAYEQAGLVQTGWTRQDAIVGLIESWNRDYDPDKTTLILAHRRRDVRELNELARGRLVERCIVGEGFAFNTQDGPRRFAAGDQIVFLKNEGSLGVKNGMLAKVLDAAPGRIVAEIGDGENRTQVIVEQRFYANIDHGYATTIHKSQGATVDRVKVLASSTLDRHLIYVAMTRHREAAELHVGVEEFTSRRGGRLVDHGVAPYEHKPGSRDSYFVTLEHSDGQQSTIWGVDLKRAIEEARPDIGDRIGLKHDGSETVTLPDGTTAERNTWRIIHVADLAIERLKERLARDGSKETTLDYEGASSYRAALRFAGARGLHLMNVARTISKDRLAWTVRQKQKLVNLAARLAAFGAKLGFATSTANTFPNAAKETKPMVAGITTFPRSIEQAVEDKLAADPALKKQWDEVSMRFKHVYAQPEAAFKAANVDAMLIDQAAAKKTIARIVGEPQSFGALKGKTGLLASRADKLDRDRALKNVAPLADSIRDYLRQRGEAERRNHAQELAVRRQVALEIPALSANAKSVLERVRDAIDRNDLPSGLEYALADKMVKAELEGFAKAITERFGDRTLLPLAAKDTNGEAFQRVTAGMNAAQKSEVQQAWTTMRTVQQLSAHERSVTALKQAEALRQTRSQGLTLK
- the traF gene encoding conjugative transfer signal peptidase TraF, translated to MKRLVWFYRISSVSLFALGFIVLLGGQGLRVNVTPSEPLGIWRIVKPDRPILVGDLVFICPPDTDAMREARTRGYLRFGLCDGWVAPLIKTVVATSGQAIETADDVRVDGRQVPHSRVARVDGHGREMERYDGGVVPPGTVFLHSEFPSSFDSRYFGPLPMDGILGLAREVWTYAP
- the traC gene encoding conjugal transfer protein TraC, which codes for MKKPSSKIREEIAKLQEQLKHAETREAERIGRVALRAGLGEIDIEETELQAAFEELVKRFRGGKPVSSGRKGAEGTGTGDGKSEAKAPGAASGSAGEA
- a CDS encoding TraH family protein; the protein is MLEAALIKECADPSLKPAIVEQFVQAVGSEDPLAITVKSGGRLILVSKPKTPEEAIEIVRENIGGSIVRVGLTQIPAGIGLKDASELKVDLVDPCANLRTGTAMFGKILRIVAKWYGNPTSEEVFPQLFDDAVHAWQTGKFEGESVFQAEDPGGAVVQRSVVESDDAADVADDETDEMLEETPIKPDHAGIRIDLTRIGGQK
- a CDS encoding conjugal transfer protein TraB, which encodes MLRELFRTGVLVALSTSAGCIGWSGDVLLLPVAATFPMLWSLAQTRLQATAVSAAYFLVASRGLPQGVANFYSSEIWPGLLLWLVASSAFVTVHSLLWTARNGWRKALRYIAACFGMAIPPFGILGWAHPITAAGVLFPGCGWWGLGAMAAGLIVMTTRYRPAAAMAMTGLWLWSAAEWTPLTLPASWKGVDLEMGASLGREAGLKWQQELIGIAQRHPPGTTVVLPESALGFWTPTAARVWQRALTDTGITVISGAATIDSQGYDNVLVKISADGNTIIYRERMPVPGTMWQPWRAWVGDSGGARAHFFANPVVDVGDLSVAPLICYEQLLVWPILQSAFHRPDAIVAVGNGWWTAGTSIIAIQRASSEAWARLFDLPLIISFNT
- the traG gene encoding Ti-type conjugative transfer system protein TraG; protein product: MKANKIALVILPAAVMGAAVFALTGIETWLAGFGKTDAAKLALGRAGVAAPYVAAAALGLIFLFATAGSASVRAAGLGATIGNVAVILTACLREGVRLAAFFSQVPADKSSLSYLDPSTMIGAATALMSGCFAIRVAVIGNGAFARAAPKRITGKRALHGEADWMKLAEAEKLFPGTGGIVVGELYRVDRDGVAGVSFRADNSETWGAGGKSPLLCFDGSFGSSHGIIFAGSGGYKTTSVTIPTALKWAGSLILLDPSNEVAPMISKHREDAGRRIRILDPRKPATGFNALDWVGQYGGTKEEDIASVASWIMSDSGRASGVRDDFFRASGLQLLTAIIADVCLSGHTPTEKQTLRQVRENLSEPEPKLRQRLQDIYDNSESDFVKENVAAFVNMTPETFSGVYANAIKETHWLSYQNYAALVSGSTFRTEDISSGKTDVFINIDLKTLETHAGLARVVIGSFLNAIYNRDGAMEGRALFLLDEVARLGYMRILETARDAGRKYGITLTMIYQSIGQMRETYGGRDASSKWFESASWISFAAINDPETADYISRRCGMTTVEIDQVSSNFQCRGSSRTRSKQLAARPLIQPHEVLRMRADEQIVFTAGNPPLRCGRAIWFRRADMKSCVTQGRFQPAATGAPSE
- the traD gene encoding type IV conjugative transfer system coupling protein TraD, whose product is MSRNATSEARKKDTRDKIELGGLIVKAGLRFEKRALLLGALIDLQERLKSDEKERTRLTAIGAEAFGNEGE